The following proteins are co-located in the Dietzia timorensis genome:
- a CDS encoding FUSC family protein, with protein sequence MRSLNGGRIHEREPLWRRPEFTTDLIQILKTVVAAAAAWWIAVTLLESSLPFLAPWTALLTVHATVHRSLVRGVQTMVASVLGVALSFLVGHYLGVSLWSFALAILIGVAAARLSWLREEGIAIATTAIFVLGSGFGEQAPLLIDRIFEVAVGVGAGVLVNLVIIPPLREKQAARYVDNVNERMGKVLVSVAEEFSKSWETDKADTWFEECESIASELDSAWEVVYYARESRRGNPRMRSGAFGPATRAGTPKDSRSVAGYEDILTRANEGVSHLLHLARTLREATQGYRNWDERFRSQWANIVGDAGRAISDPDADVSPLYDRLTDLSATMAKNEEIDPMSWTLYGSLITSVRHIVVVVDDVASSRNARERT encoded by the coding sequence ATGAGGTCCTTGAACGGCGGGCGCATACACGAACGCGAACCGCTCTGGCGCAGGCCGGAGTTCACCACCGACCTCATCCAGATTCTCAAGACCGTCGTGGCTGCCGCCGCCGCGTGGTGGATCGCCGTAACCCTGCTCGAGTCGTCGTTGCCGTTCCTGGCGCCCTGGACGGCGCTGCTCACGGTTCATGCGACAGTGCACCGGTCACTCGTTCGCGGCGTGCAGACCATGGTGGCCTCAGTGCTCGGCGTCGCGCTGTCGTTCCTCGTGGGGCACTACCTCGGCGTCAGCTTGTGGAGCTTCGCTCTGGCGATCTTGATCGGTGTCGCTGCCGCGCGACTATCGTGGCTTCGCGAAGAGGGGATAGCGATCGCCACGACGGCCATCTTCGTTCTCGGAAGCGGCTTCGGTGAACAAGCTCCACTGCTGATCGACCGCATATTCGAAGTGGCTGTCGGCGTGGGAGCCGGCGTTCTGGTCAACCTGGTGATCATCCCACCGCTGAGAGAAAAACAAGCAGCAAGGTATGTCGACAATGTCAACGAACGCATGGGCAAGGTTCTCGTGAGCGTCGCCGAGGAGTTCTCCAAATCGTGGGAGACGGACAAGGCGGATACGTGGTTCGAGGAATGCGAATCCATCGCCTCCGAGCTGGACTCGGCGTGGGAGGTGGTCTATTACGCGCGGGAATCGCGGAGGGGGAATCCCCGCATGCGCTCCGGCGCGTTCGGGCCGGCCACGCGCGCCGGCACCCCCAAGGATTCGCGATCGGTCGCTGGATACGAAGATATTCTTACGCGGGCGAACGAGGGCGTTTCGCACCTTCTCCACCTGGCACGAACTCTCCGCGAGGCCACGCAGGGGTACAGAAACTGGGACGAGCGATTCCGCTCGCAATGGGCGAATATCGTCGGGGACGCCGGACGGGCTATCTCTGATCCGGATGCGGATGTCAGCCCGCTTTACGATCGCCTCACCGATCTGTCGGCGACTATGGCCAAGAACGAGGAAATCGATCCGATGTCCTGGACGCTGTACGGTTCCCTGATCACCAGCGTGCGGCACATCGTCGTCGTAGTCGACGACGTCGCGTCCTCGCGCAACGCGCGCGAGCGTACATAG
- the thpD gene encoding ectoine hydroxylase, with translation MQTHDSPDRGSDNSHLQVNDSRIDFYPTRSSAKRDHLGRMAWKERSVPTVWADEDSRFSPPTGFDVSGHSKRGYTIQPGLLTPAEVQKYWSELNRLIARSSDTDDPRVIREPGSGDVRSIFDVHKTSADIAALAVDPRVLETARFLLGSEVYLHQSRINFMPGFAGSGFYWHSDFETWHAEDGLPSPRAVSLSIALTDNYAFNGGLMVVPGSHRYFIPGQGNTPDNNVETSLVRQEVGTPAQDDVTELTAELGIDQFTGAAGAGLWFDSNIMHGSGNNITPYPRSNIFLVFNSVANAPQEPFESTSRRPEHIAATEVDPLRR, from the coding sequence ATGCAGACACACGATTCACCAGACCGCGGCAGCGACAACTCGCATCTGCAGGTCAATGATTCCCGGATCGACTTCTACCCGACGCGCTCGTCTGCGAAACGGGACCACCTCGGCCGCATGGCATGGAAAGAGCGTTCGGTGCCGACGGTGTGGGCAGACGAAGATTCTCGGTTCTCTCCGCCAACGGGCTTCGACGTTTCGGGGCATAGTAAACGCGGGTACACCATTCAACCCGGACTCTTGACCCCGGCGGAAGTACAGAAGTATTGGTCGGAGCTCAACCGCCTCATCGCCCGGTCGTCCGATACCGACGATCCGCGGGTGATCCGGGAACCCGGCTCCGGGGACGTCCGCTCGATCTTCGACGTTCACAAGACCTCCGCGGACATCGCCGCGCTCGCAGTGGACCCGCGAGTGCTCGAAACCGCACGATTCCTCCTCGGTTCCGAGGTATACCTCCACCAGAGCCGCATCAACTTCATGCCCGGGTTCGCAGGTAGCGGATTCTACTGGCACTCGGATTTCGAAACCTGGCACGCCGAAGACGGGCTACCGTCCCCCCGCGCCGTCAGCCTATCGATAGCACTGACGGACAACTACGCGTTCAACGGTGGACTGATGGTTGTCCCCGGGTCGCACCGATACTTCATTCCAGGCCAAGGAAACACGCCCGACAACAACGTGGAAACCTCTCTCGTTCGCCAAGAGGTCGGCACTCCGGCTCAAGATGACGTCACCGAATTGACCGCAGAGCTCGGTATCGACCAGTTCACCGGAGCCGCAGGAGCTGGCTTATGGTTCGATTCGAACATCATGCACGGTTCCGGCAACAACATCACTCCCTACCCTCGCTCGAACATTTTCTTGGTATTCAATAGCGTTGCCAATGCGCCGCAAGAACCGTTCGAAAGCACCTCGCGTCGACCCGAACATATCGCGGCAACCGAGGTCGATCCGCTCCGTCGGTAG
- a CDS encoding helix-turn-helix transcriptional regulator, which yields MSAIRVALVNDYDIVVQGLRAMLRRYEGRIEFVELSVDNHVDSCADIALYDSFASPRSSPQRSAAIADNSRVGKAVLYSWEIGQSEIAEALARGVAGYISKTTPAHQMVEAIEAIHRGDEPVHNPPGRLQANYGDWPGREEGLTQREAEILALITQGFSNEEIARHANITINSVKTYIRSCYRRIGVSRRAQAVLWGVQHGFLPDRVEDEKVRES from the coding sequence ATGAGTGCGATCAGAGTGGCCCTCGTCAACGACTACGACATCGTCGTGCAAGGCCTCAGGGCAATGTTGCGACGCTACGAGGGTCGAATCGAGTTCGTGGAATTGAGCGTTGATAATCACGTCGACTCGTGCGCTGATATCGCTCTCTACGATTCGTTCGCGAGCCCACGTTCGTCCCCCCAACGTTCGGCGGCGATAGCGGACAATTCTCGTGTCGGGAAGGCGGTGCTCTATTCGTGGGAAATCGGTCAGTCGGAGATCGCTGAGGCTCTAGCGAGAGGTGTCGCCGGATACATTTCCAAGACCACGCCGGCACACCAGATGGTCGAGGCGATCGAGGCTATCCACCGCGGCGACGAGCCCGTCCACAATCCCCCTGGCAGGCTGCAGGCGAACTACGGCGATTGGCCGGGCCGGGAAGAGGGTCTCACCCAACGTGAAGCTGAGATCCTCGCCTTGATCACCCAGGGGTTCAGCAACGAAGAAATCGCCCGGCACGCCAATATCACCATCAACTCGGTCAAAACGTACATCCGCAGCTGCTACCGAAGGATTGGGGTGTCCCGGCGCGCCCAGGCAGTTCTGTGGGGCGTACAACACGGGTTCCTTCCCGACCGAGTCGAGGATGAAAAGGTGAGGGAATCGTGA
- a CDS encoding YoaK family protein, translating into MKRYRPGEKALAMALAGSAGFADSVGFMFFGGVFLSFMSGNTTRIAVSGIEGQTDLMWLSVRCVALFVVGVMLGTVVHRVTTQRFNLYRAREAVLAFVSLLMLSSSLLHAFGPDLVAMLIISLAIGALNSAFERSGEVAVPLTYVTGTLVKAAQRFVDSFFGGDKTAWVYPLLMWVCLAVGGGLGAASFHNFGLDALYILTAWLVAATVVNQLKRERRRKLGLPL; encoded by the coding sequence ATGAAGCGATATCGGCCCGGCGAGAAAGCTCTCGCCATGGCGCTCGCAGGCTCCGCCGGCTTCGCGGATTCGGTGGGCTTCATGTTCTTCGGCGGTGTTTTTCTGTCGTTTATGTCCGGCAACACCACGCGCATCGCGGTGTCCGGCATCGAGGGGCAGACCGACCTCATGTGGCTATCAGTGCGCTGCGTCGCGCTGTTCGTCGTCGGCGTCATGCTCGGCACCGTGGTCCACCGTGTCACTACCCAACGGTTCAATCTGTACCGCGCACGCGAGGCGGTCCTGGCATTCGTTTCGCTGCTCATGCTGTCGTCCTCACTCCTCCACGCCTTCGGCCCGGATTTGGTCGCGATGCTCATCATTTCGCTCGCGATCGGCGCTCTCAACTCCGCGTTCGAGCGCAGCGGCGAGGTCGCAGTACCCCTCACATACGTGACAGGCACGCTGGTCAAAGCAGCGCAGCGTTTCGTCGACTCATTCTTCGGTGGCGACAAGACCGCGTGGGTCTATCCACTGCTCATGTGGGTATGCCTCGCGGTCGGCGGCGGGCTCGGCGCGGCTTCGTTCCACAATTTCGGCCTCGACGCCCTCTACATCCTCACCGCCTGGCTCGTTGCGGCGACCGTCGTCAACCAACTCAAGCGCGAGCGCCGCCGCAAGCTCGGCCTTCCGCTCTAG
- a CDS encoding DsbA family oxidoreductase, which produces MTTPVESPVSPQPLIEIDVWTDVVCPWCYIGEGRLFEAIEAEGLSDKVRLRARSFELDPTSPAEVTQTSTEMLAAKMGVSNDVARAKEGEVAALAEELGRDFAIDRPFANTRAIHRVMQAINAAHPGDDGATGTAFFLDLQRGYFSGTLNPFEEANILTAASAHGLSEDAAREALTSQESDAVVEQEIQAARQMGAGGVPFFVFNGKFAAPGALPTDTFRKALRQVAANSEGTANTEGSHA; this is translated from the coding sequence ATGACTACGCCCGTAGAGTCCCCCGTCTCCCCGCAGCCGCTCATCGAGATCGACGTGTGGACCGATGTCGTCTGCCCGTGGTGCTACATCGGAGAGGGGCGCCTGTTCGAGGCGATAGAGGCCGAAGGCCTCTCCGACAAGGTGCGCCTGCGTGCCCGCTCCTTCGAACTCGACCCGACCTCGCCCGCCGAGGTCACCCAAACCTCGACCGAGATGCTCGCCGCCAAGATGGGTGTGTCGAATGACGTCGCACGTGCCAAGGAAGGCGAAGTCGCCGCGCTCGCCGAGGAACTCGGTCGCGATTTCGCCATCGACCGGCCCTTCGCGAACACGCGCGCGATCCACCGGGTGATGCAAGCCATCAACGCCGCCCACCCCGGCGACGACGGCGCCACCGGCACCGCGTTCTTCCTCGACCTCCAGCGCGGTTACTTCTCCGGCACCCTCAACCCGTTCGAGGAGGCCAACATCCTCACCGCCGCCTCCGCACATGGCCTTTCGGAGGACGCAGCCCGCGAGGCCCTCACCTCCCAGGAGTCTGACGCCGTGGTCGAGCAGGAAATCCAGGCCGCACGCCAGATGGGCGCCGGCGGAGTTCCGTTCTTCGTGTTCAATGGCAAGTTCGCAGCGCCCGGCGCCCTACCGACGGACACCTTCCGCAAGGCGCTGCGCCAGGTCGCAGCCAATTCCGAGGGCACCGCCAACACGGAAGGATCCCACGCATGA
- a CDS encoding long-chain fatty acid--CoA ligase has product MQGLMQDVPLSLPIIMDGIETRFAHKQVKTHSITGESTTITYGEVADRIRRLAGVLDTLEVPNQARVATFAWNTHRHLELYMAVPCSNRILHTVNHRLFAEDIEYIVGDAEDDTIFIDRSILGALLPILDKIPTVRHIVVMDDGVGPETPEGDDRFHDYETLLADASPVMDFDVPDERQASAMCYTSGTTGRPKGVLYDHRSMFLHAMAIQFADTLAISEADRVLGIVPMFHVNSWGVPYAAMMCGADLVLPGNAMTPDLLAKALVEDECSIGLAVPTLWRGIFPHVQGKSLPKLRRLVSGGAPIPVELSRDYQREIGVPLSNAWGMTETSPLVSTGHIPSDRQDASDDEKVEMLALAGITIPIVRVRIVDEFGEIVAQDGESTGELQCRGATIASGYYGVENSGSFTEDGWLKTGDVATIDSHGNITIVDRTKDLIKTGGEWISSAELENWIAAAPDVAEAAVIGRPDPKWDERPVGIVVPAEGHNPTPDTIREYLKDKVAKFWIPEDYVFVDELPKTATGKINKVTLRKAHVK; this is encoded by the coding sequence ATGCAAGGACTCATGCAGGACGTCCCGCTCAGCCTTCCGATCATCATGGACGGCATCGAGACGCGCTTCGCGCACAAGCAGGTGAAGACCCACTCGATCACCGGCGAGAGCACGACGATCACCTACGGCGAGGTCGCCGATCGCATCCGCCGCCTCGCCGGTGTGCTCGACACCCTTGAGGTGCCGAACCAGGCGCGCGTCGCGACGTTCGCGTGGAACACCCACCGCCACCTCGAGCTGTACATGGCGGTGCCGTGCTCGAACCGCATCCTGCATACCGTCAACCATCGCCTGTTCGCCGAGGACATCGAGTACATCGTCGGTGATGCCGAGGACGACACGATCTTCATCGATCGCTCGATTCTCGGTGCGCTGTTGCCGATTCTCGACAAGATTCCCACCGTTCGCCACATCGTTGTTATGGATGACGGCGTGGGGCCGGAAACCCCCGAGGGCGACGATCGCTTCCACGATTACGAGACGCTGCTCGCGGACGCCTCGCCGGTCATGGACTTCGACGTTCCGGACGAGCGGCAGGCCTCGGCGATGTGCTACACCTCCGGCACTACCGGGCGCCCCAAGGGCGTGCTGTACGACCACCGTTCGATGTTCCTCCACGCGATGGCCATCCAATTCGCCGATACTCTTGCGATCTCCGAGGCGGACCGCGTCCTCGGGATCGTCCCGATGTTCCACGTCAACTCGTGGGGTGTGCCGTATGCCGCGATGATGTGCGGCGCGGACCTCGTGCTGCCGGGCAACGCGATGACCCCGGACCTGCTCGCGAAGGCACTTGTCGAGGACGAGTGCTCGATCGGCCTCGCTGTGCCAACGCTGTGGCGCGGTATCTTCCCGCACGTGCAGGGCAAGTCGCTTCCGAAGCTTCGTCGCCTCGTGTCCGGTGGGGCGCCGATCCCCGTCGAGCTGTCGCGCGACTACCAGCGCGAGATCGGCGTTCCGCTGTCGAACGCGTGGGGCATGACGGAGACGAGTCCGCTCGTGTCGACCGGCCACATCCCATCGGACCGGCAGGACGCCTCCGATGATGAGAAGGTCGAGATGCTCGCGCTCGCCGGGATCACGATTCCCATCGTCCGCGTGCGCATCGTCGACGAGTTCGGCGAGATCGTCGCCCAGGACGGCGAATCCACGGGCGAGCTGCAGTGCCGCGGCGCGACGATCGCGTCCGGCTACTACGGCGTGGAGAACTCCGGATCCTTCACCGAGGATGGCTGGCTCAAGACGGGCGACGTCGCGACGATCGACTCTCACGGCAACATCACGATCGTCGACCGCACCAAGGACCTGATCAAGACGGGCGGCGAGTGGATTTCCTCGGCGGAGCTCGAGAACTGGATCGCGGCTGCGCCGGACGTGGCGGAGGCTGCCGTGATCGGCCGACCGGACCCCAAGTGGGACGAGCGCCCGGTGGGCATCGTGGTACCGGCGGAGGGGCACAATCCGACGCCGGACACGATTCGCGAGTACCTGAAGGACAAGGTTGCGAAGTTCTGGATCCCCGAGGACTACGTATTCGTCGACGAGCTGCCGAAGACCGCGACGGGCAAGATCAACAAGGTCACGCTGCGTAAGGCGCACGTGAAGTAA
- a CDS encoding sterol desaturase family protein has product MRIDLTVVAIPAYVGAMAAEYAWQKRNPRVAGTRAGDYEFKDTMASLSMGLGSLLAPHVSKALFGSLSGRGRAATAALGLAVGSGAVATVVDVLRRHRRGELPEAGVVPEPRPTPTAYDAGAAQHQGPAELPPVLNSIGRAAAVSSVATTALVVATEWGASTASKKIFGRTGRDLGSGTLAYVVAVLGWDFIYYWNHRLSHEVRWLWAVHSVHHSSERYNLSTALRQPWGEALTLFVPYSVLASIGVRPRVLADARAINLIYQFWVHTEAIDKLGPFERIFNTPSHHRAHHGSNAEYLDQNHGSILIVWDKLFGTFEPEDARVVYGLTKNIDTFNPVRVFGTEWIAIARDVAASESWRERWSFLLRGPGWAYDNRRSTG; this is encoded by the coding sequence ATGAGAATCGACCTGACCGTGGTCGCGATTCCCGCCTATGTTGGCGCGATGGCGGCAGAGTACGCGTGGCAGAAGCGGAACCCGAGAGTCGCCGGAACCCGCGCGGGCGATTACGAGTTCAAGGACACCATGGCGAGCTTGTCGATGGGCCTCGGCAGTCTCCTCGCCCCGCACGTGTCGAAGGCACTGTTCGGTTCGCTGTCCGGGCGCGGGCGGGCCGCCACGGCGGCACTCGGTCTCGCGGTGGGCTCGGGCGCGGTCGCCACGGTAGTCGACGTTCTCCGCCGTCATCGCCGGGGCGAACTTCCCGAGGCGGGCGTGGTCCCCGAGCCGCGCCCTACCCCAACCGCCTATGACGCCGGAGCCGCTCAGCATCAAGGCCCCGCCGAGCTTCCGCCGGTCCTGAATAGTATCGGCCGGGCGGCCGCCGTATCGTCGGTCGCGACCACCGCGCTCGTCGTGGCCACGGAGTGGGGCGCATCCACGGCGAGCAAGAAGATCTTCGGACGAACCGGGCGCGACCTGGGCTCCGGCACCCTCGCCTACGTGGTCGCGGTACTCGGCTGGGACTTTATCTACTACTGGAACCACCGACTCTCGCACGAGGTTCGCTGGTTGTGGGCGGTGCATTCGGTGCACCACTCGAGCGAGCGCTACAACCTTTCGACCGCGTTACGGCAACCGTGGGGCGAGGCACTCACCTTGTTCGTCCCGTATTCCGTGCTCGCATCGATCGGCGTGCGCCCGCGAGTGCTCGCCGACGCACGGGCGATTAACCTGATCTATCAGTTCTGGGTCCACACCGAGGCGATCGACAAGCTCGGCCCGTTCGAGCGGATATTCAACACCCCGTCGCACCACCGCGCACACCACGGTTCCAACGCCGAGTATCTCGACCAGAACCATGGCAGCATCCTCATCGTGTGGGACAAGCTTTTCGGCACGTTCGAGCCGGAGGATGCGCGGGTCGTCTATGGGCTGACGAAAAACATCGACACCTTCAACCCGGTACGGGTGTTCGGCACGGAGTGGATTGCGATCGCGCGCGATGTCGCGGCATCGGAGTCGTGGCGCGAACGCTGGTCGTTCCTGCTGCGCGGTCCGGGCTGGGCTTACGACAACCGCCGGTCCACGGGATAG
- the trhA gene encoding PAQR family membrane homeostasis protein TrhA: MKSRFKPPVFDRGPRPQLRGHLHSEAAWFFGGSGSALVAFTAATSRASWLTFAVVIYSLCLVGMLATSATYHRFPWRSERAVVAWRRADHAAIAVFIAGTYTPVFIGASDSPQRFIILGVCWIAALLAVALNVVWIDHPRWLSVTVYLVLGWIAVFDLGGLIEGLTVPAMVLILVGGAIYSLGALGYALKWPNPSERWFGFHEVFHAATIVAAGLHHIAIWIVVFEAVTVGG; the protein is encoded by the coding sequence GTGAAATCCCGTTTCAAGCCACCCGTGTTCGACCGAGGGCCAAGGCCCCAATTGCGCGGGCATCTGCACTCCGAAGCCGCATGGTTCTTCGGTGGTTCCGGCTCCGCGCTCGTCGCCTTCACCGCCGCGACGTCTCGGGCCTCGTGGCTGACGTTCGCCGTCGTCATATATTCGCTGTGCCTCGTCGGAATGCTCGCCACCTCCGCGACGTATCACCGATTCCCCTGGCGCAGTGAACGCGCCGTAGTCGCCTGGCGCCGCGCCGACCACGCCGCTATTGCCGTGTTTATCGCAGGCACCTACACACCGGTCTTTATCGGAGCTTCCGACAGCCCGCAGCGGTTCATCATTCTCGGGGTGTGCTGGATCGCGGCACTGCTCGCCGTCGCACTCAATGTGGTGTGGATCGACCACCCAAGGTGGCTGTCGGTCACCGTCTACCTCGTGCTCGGCTGGATCGCCGTGTTCGACCTCGGCGGACTCATCGAGGGGCTAACGGTCCCGGCGATGGTGCTGATCCTCGTCGGTGGCGCAATTTATTCGCTGGGCGCGCTCGGCTATGCGCTCAAGTGGCCGAACCCCAGCGAGCGCTGGTTCGGCTTCCACGAGGTGTTCCACGCCGCGACGATCGTCGCCGCCGGGCTGCACCACATCGCCATCTGGATCGTCGTGTTCGAGGCGGTCACTGTCGGCGGTTAG
- a CDS encoding Bax inhibitor-1/YccA family membrane protein produces MNEQVQRGGIGTAQRGGQGGFGQQGQQGGYQGFAQGQQFAQQAAFRQGYEQDYQQQAPAGERPMTIDDVVTKSAMTLGIIVALGAVAFFLSQNNPGLAIPFLLVGGIGGFITVLVATFGKKMGSAPVTLIYAAFEGLFVGAFSLVIPSAYGVAGASIPTLVFQAIIASIAVFAGMLFVYKTGAIRVTPRFTRFMTAAIIGVALMALINFVAAMFFDFNPLRDGGPIAIIFSLVCIGLAAFSFLMDFDNADKLVRAGAPAKMAWGVALGLAVTIVWLYTEILRLLAIFNND; encoded by the coding sequence ATGAACGAGCAGGTGCAGCGCGGCGGCATCGGCACCGCGCAGCGCGGCGGCCAGGGCGGCTTTGGTCAGCAGGGCCAGCAGGGCGGTTACCAGGGCTTTGCGCAGGGGCAGCAGTTCGCGCAGCAGGCGGCCTTCCGCCAGGGCTACGAACAGGATTACCAGCAGCAGGCGCCCGCCGGCGAGCGGCCGATGACGATCGACGACGTCGTCACCAAGTCGGCGATGACTCTCGGCATTATCGTCGCGCTTGGCGCGGTCGCGTTCTTCCTTTCGCAGAATAACCCCGGCCTCGCCATTCCGTTCCTTCTCGTCGGCGGTATCGGCGGGTTCATCACCGTGCTAGTCGCGACGTTCGGCAAGAAGATGGGTTCCGCGCCTGTCACCCTGATCTACGCCGCGTTCGAAGGCCTCTTCGTCGGCGCGTTCTCGCTGGTGATCCCGTCCGCGTACGGCGTCGCCGGGGCGTCTATCCCTACGCTCGTGTTCCAGGCGATCATCGCCTCGATCGCGGTGTTCGCTGGCATGCTGTTCGTGTACAAGACCGGTGCGATTCGCGTGACCCCGCGGTTCACCCGTTTCATGACCGCCGCCATCATCGGCGTCGCACTCATGGCGCTGATCAACTTCGTCGCAGCGATGTTCTTCGACTTCAACCCGCTGCGTGATGGTGGACCGATCGCGATCATCTTCTCGCTCGTGTGCATCGGTCTCGCGGCGTTCTCGTTCCTCATGGACTTCGACAACGCCGACAAGCTCGTTCGCGCCGGCGCGCCCGCGAAGATGGCGTGGGGCGTTGCCCTCGGCCTCGCCGTGACCATCGTCTGGCTCTACACCGAGATCCTCCGCCTCCTCGCGATCTTCAACAACGACTAG